The following coding sequences lie in one Pseudomonas syringae CC1557 genomic window:
- a CDS encoding DUF2790 domain-containing protein, with translation MRTAKSMLLALAILSPLSAFAYTTDEVKATTVIKEHQTSVQKYAAIHNKPMPEIKEYTYGMKLDVAKVIRKSPDLQTCSVMPKLMTYEDSKGKLNTVQYQVLGGCRNSQ, from the coding sequence ATGCGTACTGCCAAATCGATGTTACTTGCCCTGGCCATTCTTTCACCCCTGAGTGCTTTCGCTTACACGACAGATGAAGTCAAAGCCACCACCGTGATAAAAGAGCACCAGACCAGCGTGCAGAAGTATGCCGCCATCCATAACAAGCCGATGCCGGAGATCAAGGAGTACACGTACGGAATGAAGCTGGACGTTGCCAAGGTCATTCGCAAATCCCCGGATCTGCAGACCTGTAGCGTGATGCCGAAACTGATGACCTACGAAGATTCCAAGGGCAAGCTGAACACCGTGCAGTATCAGGTCTTGGGCGGATGCAGAAACAGCCAATGA
- the thiI gene encoding tRNA uracil 4-sulfurtransferase ThiI, whose translation MKLIVKVFPEITIKSPPVRKKFIRQLGKNIRTVLRELDADIVVGGVWDNLEVETRQTDPKVLQSIRDRLSCMPGIANFLQVAEYPLGDLDDIVAKCKLHYADLLPGTMFSVRCKRAGRHDFSSMDVEKYVGSKLRMQCGAAGIELKKPDLVVRMEIRDQRLFVVHDQHKGMGGYPLGALEQTLVLMSGGFDSTVAAYQIMRRGLMAHFCFFNLGGRAHELGVMEVAHFIWKKYGSSQRVLFVSVPFEEVLGEILQKVDNSHMGVVLKRMMLRAASAVADRLEIDVLVTGEAISQVASQTLPNLSLIDAATDKLVLRPLVASHKQDIVDLATEIGTADFARHMPEYCGVISVNPKTNAKRNRVEYEEKQFDMAILEQALERAKLVSIDRVIDDLSRHVDIEEVSQALAGQVIIDIRHPDAQEDQPLQVPGVEIQTLPFYALNSRFKALDDTRQYLLYCDKGVMSRLHAHHLLSEGHANVRVYRPS comes from the coding sequence ATGAAACTAATCGTTAAAGTTTTCCCAGAAATCACCATTAAAAGCCCGCCGGTTCGCAAGAAATTCATCCGGCAGCTTGGCAAGAACATTCGTACCGTGCTCCGGGAACTGGACGCGGACATTGTCGTGGGTGGCGTATGGGACAACCTTGAGGTCGAAACCCGCCAGACCGACCCCAAAGTGCTGCAGAGCATCAGGGATCGGCTGAGCTGCATGCCGGGCATCGCCAACTTTCTGCAAGTGGCCGAGTACCCGCTGGGTGATCTGGACGACATCGTTGCCAAGTGCAAACTGCACTATGCCGACCTGCTGCCGGGCACGATGTTTTCGGTGCGCTGCAAGCGTGCCGGTCGTCACGATTTCAGCTCCATGGACGTCGAGAAATACGTCGGCAGCAAGCTGCGCATGCAATGTGGCGCCGCCGGAATCGAGCTGAAAAAGCCCGATTTGGTCGTGCGCATGGAAATTCGCGACCAACGGTTGTTTGTCGTGCATGACCAGCACAAAGGCATGGGCGGCTACCCGCTGGGCGCGCTGGAGCAGACCCTGGTATTGATGTCCGGCGGTTTCGATTCGACCGTTGCGGCCTACCAGATCATGCGCCGCGGCTTGATGGCGCACTTCTGCTTCTTCAATCTGGGCGGACGTGCCCATGAGCTGGGCGTGATGGAAGTCGCGCACTTCATCTGGAAGAAGTACGGCAGTTCGCAGCGCGTGCTGTTCGTCAGCGTGCCTTTCGAGGAAGTTCTCGGAGAAATTCTGCAGAAAGTCGATAACAGTCATATGGGTGTAGTTTTGAAGCGTATGATGTTACGCGCTGCATCCGCGGTGGCTGATCGTCTCGAAATCGATGTGCTGGTCACTGGCGAAGCGATTTCACAGGTTGCCAGCCAGACGCTGCCGAACCTGTCACTGATCGACGCGGCCACCGACAAGCTGGTCTTGCGCCCGCTTGTAGCAAGTCACAAGCAGGACATCGTGGACCTGGCGACTGAAATCGGCACCGCTGATTTTGCCCGGCACATGCCTGAGTATTGCGGGGTGATTTCGGTCAACCCCAAGACCAACGCCAAGCGTAACCGCGTTGAGTACGAAGAAAAGCAGTTCGACATGGCGATTCTCGAGCAAGCGCTCGAGCGCGCCAAGCTGGTTTCGATCGATCGGGTAATCGACGATCTGAGCCGCCATGTCGACATTGAAGAAGTCAGCCAGGCGCTGGCCGGCCAGGTCATCATCGACATCCGTCACCCGGATGCCCAGGAAGACCAGCCGTTGCAAGTGCCCGGCGTGGAGATACAGACGTTGCCGTTCTACGCATTGAATAGCCGCTTCAAGGCACTGGATGACACGCGCCAGTACCTGCTGTATTGCGACAAAGGCGTCATGAGTCGCCTGCATGCTCACCATTTGCTCAGTGAGGGGCATGCCAATGTGCGCGTTTATCGACCGAGCTAA
- a CDS encoding DeoR/GlpR family DNA-binding transcription regulator codes for MSTEEEIAIAGGTPMIPDQRRELMLRQLRKHQVLSVHQLMEMFDCSHMTIRRDIAVLEQEGRAYSVTGGARIASQVHSEPSHQSKAVVELPHKQGMARLAAGLLHPDMTIYLDAGTSTLEIVPHIVALSGMTVVTNDFGVVNALADAAHVDVIHTGGLLDHPNRSSVGGLAAATLRQLATDVAFMSTSSWDLQRGTTTPSALKVEVKQAAMQSASQTVLIATSSKYGTFGMYKVAGLEQFDTIITDAALAEAAADGIRKQRIELLLAPVGGRSK; via the coding sequence ATGTCCACTGAAGAGGAGATCGCCATCGCCGGCGGTACACCTATGATTCCCGATCAACGCCGGGAGCTGATGCTGCGCCAGTTGCGCAAGCATCAGGTACTCAGCGTTCATCAGTTGATGGAGATGTTCGACTGCTCGCACATGACCATCCGCCGCGACATCGCCGTGCTGGAACAGGAAGGCCGGGCCTACTCGGTGACCGGCGGCGCGCGTATTGCCAGTCAGGTACACAGCGAACCCAGCCATCAATCGAAAGCCGTCGTCGAGCTGCCGCACAAGCAGGGCATGGCGCGGCTGGCAGCGGGTTTGCTGCATCCGGACATGACGATCTATCTGGACGCGGGCACCAGCACGCTGGAGATCGTGCCGCATATCGTTGCGTTGTCAGGCATGACCGTCGTGACCAATGATTTCGGCGTGGTCAATGCGCTGGCCGACGCTGCGCACGTGGATGTGATTCACACCGGTGGCCTGCTCGATCACCCGAACCGCTCCAGTGTCGGTGGGCTCGCCGCCGCAACGTTGCGTCAGCTGGCAACCGACGTGGCGTTCATGTCGACCAGTTCATGGGACCTGCAACGCGGCACCACCACGCCCTCGGCATTGAAGGTCGAGGTCAAGCAGGCGGCGATGCAGTCCGCTTCGCAAACCGTACTGATCGCCACCAGCTCCAAATACGGCACCTTCGGCATGTACAAGGTGGCCGGGCTTGAGCAGTTCGACACCATCATCACCGACGCAGCGCTGGCTGAAGCCGCTGCGGACGGTATCCGCAAGCAGCGTATCGAGTTGCTGCTGGCACCTGTAGGCGGCCGTTCGAAGTAA
- the typA gene encoding translational GTPase TypA — translation MIENLRNIAIIAHVDHGKTTLVDKLLRQSGTLERGELNDERVMDSNDQEKERGITILAKNTAINWNGYHINIVDTPGHADFGGEVERVMSMVDSVLLLVDAQDGPMPQTRFVTKKAFEAGLRPIVVINKVDRPGARPDWVLDQIFDLFDNLGATEEQLDFKVVYASALNGIAGLEHTDMAEDMTPLYQSIVDNVPAPKVDRDGPFQMQISALDYNSFLGIIGVGRIARGKVKPNTQVVAIDANGKRRNGRILKLMGHHGLHRIDVEEAAAGDIVCISGFEELFISDTLCDPQNVEAMKPLTVDEPTVSMTFQVNDSPFCGKEGKFVTSRNIKERLDKELLYNVALRVEEGDTADKFKVSGRGELHLSVLIETMRREGFEMGVGRPEVIIRMVDGVKHEPFENVTIDLPEESQGAIMEQIGIRKGDLTNMVPDGKGRVRLEYNIPARGLIGFRNEFLTLTSGAGILTSIFDRYDVMKSGDMSGRQNGVLVSVATGKALTYSLETLQARGKLFLGHGEDVYEGQIVGINSRDNDLGVNPTKGKKLDNMRASGKDETIALVPPIRFTLEQALEFVQEDELCEVTPKSIRLRKKILGESERTRAAKKSGN, via the coding sequence GTGATCGAAAATCTACGTAACATCGCCATCATTGCTCACGTTGACCATGGTAAGACCACCCTGGTAGACAAACTCCTGCGTCAATCCGGCACTCTGGAGCGCGGCGAGCTCAACGATGAGCGCGTGATGGACTCCAACGACCAGGAAAAAGAGCGCGGTATTACCATTCTCGCGAAGAACACCGCGATCAACTGGAATGGCTACCACATCAACATCGTGGACACCCCGGGCCACGCCGACTTCGGTGGTGAAGTAGAGCGCGTGATGTCGATGGTCGACTCCGTACTGCTGCTGGTCGATGCCCAGGACGGCCCTATGCCGCAAACCCGTTTTGTGACCAAGAAGGCTTTCGAAGCCGGCCTGCGTCCAATCGTGGTCATCAACAAGGTTGACCGTCCAGGCGCACGTCCGGACTGGGTTCTGGACCAGATCTTCGACCTGTTCGACAACCTCGGTGCTACCGAAGAACAGCTGGACTTCAAAGTCGTCTACGCCTCGGCCCTGAACGGCATTGCCGGTCTGGAACACACCGACATGGCTGAAGACATGACTCCGCTGTATCAGTCCATCGTCGATAACGTTCCGGCCCCTAAAGTAGACCGTGACGGTCCGTTCCAGATGCAAATCTCGGCACTGGACTACAACAGCTTCCTGGGCATCATCGGTGTTGGCCGTATCGCTCGCGGCAAGGTCAAGCCAAACACCCAGGTTGTGGCTATCGATGCCAACGGCAAGCGCCGTAACGGTCGTATCCTGAAACTGATGGGTCACCACGGTCTGCACCGTATCGACGTCGAAGAAGCAGCTGCCGGCGACATCGTCTGCATCAGCGGCTTCGAAGAGCTGTTCATCTCCGACACACTGTGCGATCCACAGAACGTTGAAGCGATGAAGCCGCTGACCGTTGACGAACCTACTGTTTCCATGACTTTCCAGGTAAACGATTCGCCTTTCTGCGGTAAAGAAGGCAAGTTCGTCACCAGCCGTAACATCAAGGAACGTCTGGACAAGGAACTGCTGTACAACGTTGCCCTGCGCGTTGAAGAAGGCGACACCGCCGACAAGTTCAAGGTCTCCGGCCGTGGTGAGCTGCACCTCTCGGTACTGATCGAAACCATGCGTCGCGAAGGCTTCGAAATGGGTGTCGGCCGTCCTGAAGTGATCATCCGCATGGTTGACGGCGTCAAGCACGAACCGTTCGAAAACGTCACCATCGACCTGCCGGAAGAATCCCAGGGTGCGATCATGGAGCAGATCGGTATCCGTAAGGGCGACCTGACCAACATGGTTCCGGATGGCAAGGGCCGTGTGCGCCTTGAGTACAACATCCCGGCACGTGGCCTGATCGGTTTCCGTAACGAGTTCCTGACCCTGACTTCCGGCGCAGGCATCCTGACCAGCATCTTCGACCGTTACGACGTGATGAAGTCTGGCGACATGTCCGGCCGTCAGAACGGCGTTCTGGTTTCGGTTGCTACCGGCAAGGCGCTGACCTACTCCCTGGAAACACTGCAAGCCCGTGGCAAGCTGTTCCTGGGTCATGGCGAAGACGTGTACGAAGGTCAGATCGTCGGTATCAACAGCCGCGACAACGACCTGGGTGTAAACCCTACCAAAGGCAAGAAGCTCGACAACATGCGTGCTTCCGGTAAAGACGAAACCATCGCTCTGGTTCCGCCTATCCGTTTCACTCTGGAACAAGCGCTGGAATTCGTACAAGAAGACGAACTCTGCGAAGTGACTCCAAAGTCGATCCGCCTGCGTAAGAAAATCCTTGGCGAAAGCGAGCGTACTCGCGCTGCCAAGAAGTCGGGCAACTGA
- the glnA gene encoding type I glutamate--ammonia ligase, with the protein MSKSVQLIKDHDVKWIDLRFTDTKGTQHHVTMPARDALEDDFFEVGKMFDGSSISGWKGIEASDMILLPDDETAVLDPFTEEPTLILVCDIIEPSTMQGYDRDPRAIARRAEEYLKSTGIGDTVFAGPEPEFFIFDEVKFKSDISGSMFKIYSEQGSWMSDQDVEGGNKGHRPGVKGGYFPVPPFDHDHEIRTAMCNALEEMGQTVEVHHHEVATAGQNEIGVKFNTLVKKADEVQTLKYCVHNVADAYGRTATFMPKPLYGDNGSGMHVHMSIAKDGKNTFAGEGYAGLSDLALYFIGGIIKHGKALNGFTNPSTNSYKRLVPGFEAPVMLAYSARNRSASIRIPYVNSPRGRRIEARFPDPSANPYLAFAALLMAGLDGIQNKIHPGDAADKNLYDLPPEEAKEIPQVCGSLKEALEELDKGRAFLTKGGVFSDDFIDAYIALKSEEEIRVRTFVHPLEYELYYSC; encoded by the coding sequence ATGTCGAAGTCGGTTCAACTCATCAAAGATCATGACGTTAAGTGGATTGATCTGCGCTTCACGGACACAAAAGGTACGCAGCACCACGTGACCATGCCAGCTCGCGATGCGCTGGAAGACGACTTCTTCGAAGTCGGCAAGATGTTCGACGGCTCCTCCATTTCAGGCTGGAAAGGCATCGAAGCCTCCGACATGATCCTGCTGCCGGACGATGAAACCGCTGTCCTGGATCCGTTCACCGAAGAGCCTACCCTGATCCTGGTGTGCGACATCATCGAACCTTCGACCATGCAAGGTTATGATCGCGACCCACGTGCCATCGCTCGTCGCGCTGAGGAATACCTGAAGTCCACCGGTATTGGTGACACTGTATTCGCAGGCCCGGAGCCAGAATTCTTCATCTTCGACGAAGTGAAATTCAAATCCGATATCTCCGGTTCCATGTTCAAGATCTACTCTGAACAAGGTTCGTGGATGTCTGACCAGGACGTCGAAGGCGGCAACAAAGGCCACCGCCCAGGTGTCAAAGGCGGTTACTTCCCGGTTCCGCCGTTTGACCACGACCACGAAATCCGTACTGCCATGTGCAACGCTCTGGAAGAAATGGGCCAGACCGTTGAAGTTCACCACCACGAAGTGGCGACCGCTGGCCAGAACGAAATCGGCGTGAAATTCAACACGCTGGTTAAAAAGGCTGACGAAGTTCAAACCCTGAAGTACTGCGTACACAACGTTGCCGACGCTTACGGCCGTACCGCTACTTTCATGCCGAAGCCACTGTACGGTGACAACGGTTCGGGTATGCACGTGCACATGTCCATCGCCAAAGATGGCAAGAACACCTTCGCAGGTGAAGGCTATGCCGGTCTGTCCGACCTCGCGCTGTACTTCATCGGCGGCATCATCAAGCACGGCAAGGCACTGAACGGTTTCACCAACCCGTCGACCAACTCGTACAAGCGTCTGGTTCCAGGTTTCGAAGCACCGGTCATGCTGGCCTACTCGGCACGTAACCGCTCCGCATCGATCCGTATTCCTTACGTCAACAGCCCACGCGGCCGTCGTATCGAAGCACGCTTCCCGGATCCATCAGCCAACCCGTACCTGGCCTTCGCAGCCCTGTTGATGGCTGGCCTGGACGGTATCCAGAACAAGATCCATCCTGGCGACGCAGCTGACAAAAACCTGTACGACCTGCCGCCTGAAGAGGCCAAAGAGATCCCACAAGTTTGCGGCAGCCTGAAAGAAGCCCTGGAAGAACTGGACAAGGGCCGTGCGTTCCTGACCAAAGGCGGCGTATTCAGCGACGACTTCATCGATGCCTACATCGCGCTGAAAAGCGAAGAAGAAATCCGCGTTCGCACCTTCGTACACCCACTGGAATATGAGCTGTACTACAGCTGCTGA
- a CDS encoding cation:proton antiporter — MLELAAGFICLTALLTYVNYRFIGLPPTIGVMVTALMFSLLLQGLSFLGYPGLEDRVQQLIGQIDFGDLLMNWMLSFLLFAGALHVNLGDLKNYRWPIGLLATFGVLIATTVIGALAYWIFALFGWHVSPLYCLLFGALISPTDPIAVLGVLRTANASKPLKTTIVGESLFNDGTAVVVFTVLLGIAQLGETPTVGETALLFAHEALGGVLFGGLIGYAVYLMIKSIEQYQIEVMLTLALVIGGSAMASELHVSGPIAMVVAGLIIGNLGRNLAMNDMTRRYMDGFWELLDDMLNALLFALIGMELLLLPFSWQHLIAASLLAVAILLSRFVTVAPAILLLRRWRKVPHGTIRILTWGGLRGGVSVALALALPTGPERDLLLSITYIVVLLSILLQGLTIGKLVQAVTRAPQAKDDAH, encoded by the coding sequence ATGCTTGAACTCGCTGCTGGTTTTATCTGCCTCACTGCGCTGCTGACCTATGTGAATTATCGTTTTATCGGTCTGCCTCCCACCATCGGTGTGATGGTGACAGCGCTGATGTTCTCGTTGCTGCTGCAAGGCCTGAGCTTTCTGGGCTATCCCGGTCTGGAAGATCGCGTCCAGCAATTGATCGGCCAGATCGACTTCGGCGACCTGTTGATGAACTGGATGCTGTCCTTTCTGCTGTTCGCAGGGGCGTTGCACGTCAACCTCGGTGACCTGAAGAACTATCGCTGGCCCATCGGCCTGTTGGCGACCTTCGGTGTGCTGATTGCCACCACCGTTATCGGTGCGCTGGCCTACTGGATCTTTGCCCTGTTCGGCTGGCATGTCAGCCCGCTGTACTGCCTGCTGTTCGGCGCGCTGATTTCACCTACTGACCCGATTGCGGTGCTCGGTGTCCTGCGGACCGCCAATGCGTCCAAACCGCTCAAGACCACCATCGTCGGCGAGTCGCTGTTCAATGACGGCACGGCGGTGGTGGTGTTCACCGTGTTGCTGGGCATTGCGCAACTGGGCGAGACGCCCACGGTCGGCGAAACAGCGTTGCTGTTTGCCCACGAAGCGCTCGGCGGGGTGCTGTTCGGCGGCCTCATCGGTTACGCCGTGTACCTGATGATCAAGAGCATCGAGCAGTATCAGATCGAAGTCATGCTGACACTGGCGCTGGTGATCGGCGGTTCGGCCATGGCCTCCGAGCTGCACGTCTCCGGCCCCATCGCGATGGTCGTGGCCGGACTGATCATCGGCAATCTGGGGCGCAATCTGGCCATGAACGACATGACCCGTCGCTACATGGACGGTTTCTGGGAGTTGCTGGATGACATGCTCAACGCGCTGCTGTTCGCGCTGATCGGCATGGAGCTGTTGCTGCTACCGTTCTCGTGGCAGCACTTGATTGCCGCCAGTCTGCTGGCTGTGGCGATCCTGCTGTCGCGCTTTGTCACCGTGGCCCCGGCCATTCTGCTGCTGCGGCGCTGGCGTAAAGTGCCGCACGGTACAATTCGCATCCTGACCTGGGGCGGCTTGCGCGGCGGCGTTTCGGTAGCGCTGGCGCTGGCCCTGCCCACCGGGCCGGAACGCGACCTGCTGCTGAGCATCACTTATATCGTGGTGTTGTTGTCGATCCTCTTGCAGGGCCTGACCATCGGTAAGCTGGTACAGGCAGTCACCCGCGCCCCGCAAGCAAAAGACGACGCGCACTGA
- a CDS encoding L-iditol 2-dehydrogenase, giving the protein MKRLDGKSALITGSARGIGRSFAQAYIREGASVAIADINLQRAQTTAAELGPNAYAVSMDVTDQASIDQAIAAVVAHSGKLDILINNAALFDLAPIVDITRDSYERLFSINVAGTLFTLQAAAKQMIAQGHGGKIINMASQAGRRGEALVAVYCATKAAVISLTQSAGLDLIRHGINVNAIAPGVVDGEHWDGVDAMFARYENRPLGEKKRLVGEQVPYGRMGTADDLTGMAIFLASSDSQYVVAQTYNVDGGNWMS; this is encoded by the coding sequence ATGAAACGACTCGACGGTAAAAGCGCGCTGATCACCGGATCGGCGCGGGGCATTGGGCGCTCTTTCGCGCAGGCCTACATTCGCGAAGGGGCCAGTGTGGCCATTGCCGACATCAATCTGCAGCGCGCGCAGACCACAGCAGCTGAGTTGGGGCCGAACGCTTATGCGGTCAGCATGGACGTAACGGATCAGGCTTCCATCGATCAGGCCATCGCAGCCGTCGTCGCGCACAGCGGCAAGCTGGATATCCTCATCAATAACGCTGCGCTGTTCGATCTGGCGCCGATTGTCGATATCACGCGTGACAGCTACGAGCGGCTGTTCTCAATCAACGTTGCGGGCACTTTGTTTACCTTGCAGGCAGCTGCAAAGCAGATGATTGCCCAAGGCCACGGCGGCAAGATTATCAACATGGCCAGCCAGGCGGGACGCCGTGGCGAAGCGCTGGTCGCGGTGTACTGCGCGACCAAGGCCGCGGTGATCAGCCTGACGCAATCGGCCGGTCTGGACCTCATCAGGCACGGCATCAATGTCAATGCCATCGCCCCGGGCGTGGTGGATGGCGAGCACTGGGATGGCGTCGATGCAATGTTCGCCCGTTATGAAAACCGGCCGCTGGGCGAGAAGAAAAGGCTGGTGGGCGAGCAGGTGCCCTATGGGCGTATGGGCACGGCAGATGACCTGACTGGTATGGCGATTTTTCTCGCCTCCAGCGACAGCCAATACGTGGTGGCGCAGACCTATAACGTCGATGGCGGAAACTGGATGAGCTGA
- a CDS encoding ABC transporter substrate-binding protein — protein MNIQKALFLSAGVSFAFLSLAAQAAETVTIATVNNGDMIRMQRLSKLFEQQHPEIKLNWVVLEENVLRQRLTTDIATQGGQFDVLTIGTYETPLWGAKKWLEPITGLAPEYDLEDIFPSVRQGLSVNNTLYALPFYGESTITYYRTDLFKQSGLSMPEHPTWTQLGEFAAKLHQPDKGIYGMCLRGKAGWGENVALLSTMANAFGARWFDEQWKPELNSPEWSNAANFYVNTLKNYGPPGVSSNGFNETLALFNSGKCALWVDASVAGSFTTDKEQSKVVDSVGFAPAPVEVTDKGSSWLYAWSLAIPATSKHKDAAKAFITWATSKEYIELVAKTDGISNVPPGTRTSTYSEAYLKAAPFARVTLQMMQHADPAQPSVKPVPYVGIQYVTIPEFQAIGTSVGKLFSAALTGQTTTEQALSAAQAVTEREMKRAGYPK, from the coding sequence ATGAACATTCAAAAAGCGCTTTTCCTGTCCGCAGGTGTTTCGTTCGCCTTCCTCAGTCTGGCCGCTCAGGCCGCCGAAACCGTGACCATTGCCACGGTGAACAACGGCGACATGATCCGCATGCAGCGTCTGTCGAAACTCTTTGAGCAGCAGCATCCCGAGATCAAGCTCAACTGGGTGGTGCTCGAAGAAAACGTCCTGCGCCAACGCCTGACCACCGACATCGCCACGCAGGGTGGCCAGTTCGACGTATTGACCATCGGCACTTATGAAACGCCGCTGTGGGGGGCCAAAAAGTGGCTGGAACCGATCACCGGCCTGGCGCCGGAATATGATCTGGAAGACATCTTTCCTTCGGTGCGTCAGGGTTTGTCAGTCAACAACACGCTGTACGCCCTGCCCTTTTATGGCGAAAGCACGATCACGTATTACCGCACCGATCTGTTCAAACAGTCGGGGTTAAGCATGCCCGAGCATCCCACCTGGACGCAGTTGGGCGAGTTTGCGGCAAAGCTGCACCAGCCTGACAAGGGTATTTACGGCATGTGCCTGCGTGGCAAGGCCGGTTGGGGTGAGAACGTTGCGCTGCTGAGCACCATGGCCAACGCCTTTGGCGCGCGCTGGTTCGATGAGCAGTGGAAACCCGAGCTGAACAGCCCGGAATGGAGCAACGCCGCGAATTTCTACGTCAACACCCTCAAAAACTACGGCCCACCGGGTGTGTCGAGCAACGGTTTCAACGAAACCCTCGCGCTATTCAACAGCGGCAAGTGCGCGCTCTGGGTAGACGCCAGTGTGGCTGGCTCCTTCACCACCGACAAAGAGCAGAGCAAGGTGGTCGACAGCGTCGGCTTTGCGCCTGCGCCGGTTGAAGTGACCGACAAGGGCTCGTCATGGCTGTATGCCTGGTCGCTGGCAATACCGGCCACGTCGAAGCACAAAGACGCAGCCAAGGCCTTCATCACCTGGGCCACGTCCAAAGAATATATCGAACTGGTCGCCAAGACCGACGGCATCTCCAACGTACCGCCCGGCACGCGTACGTCCACCTACAGTGAGGCTTACCTGAAGGCAGCGCCGTTCGCCAGGGTCACGTTGCAGATGATGCAACACGCCGACCCTGCGCAACCCTCGGTCAAGCCGGTGCCTTACGTCGGCATCCAGTACGTGACCATTCCCGAGTTTCAGGCCATCGGCACCTCGGTCGGCAAGTTGTTCTCTGCTGCCTTGACCGGTCAGACCACCACTGAGCAGGCACTCAGCGCCGCACAGGCCGTCACCGAACGCGAGATGAAACGCGCCGGTTATCCGAAGTAA
- a CDS encoding chorismate mutase — protein sequence MRLLLATSLLTLTFMSSGFAFAAAQKPSVIEPLLQAISERLTIADQVALSKWDSGKAVEDPPREQQVISAAQARAAEFKLNPEDVERLFRAQIEANKQVQNALLAQWHAAGKAPDTARLSLADDIRPKLDRLQTQLLQAYADFQPLRETEDCKIQLDAALKRYQSNPIHDQALVLATADLCAAKR from the coding sequence ATGCGCCTGCTTCTGGCCACTTCCCTGCTAACTCTGACATTCATGTCCTCAGGCTTCGCGTTCGCCGCCGCGCAAAAGCCGTCTGTTATCGAGCCGTTGCTGCAAGCGATCAGCGAGCGCCTGACCATCGCCGATCAGGTCGCACTGAGCAAATGGGACAGCGGCAAAGCCGTTGAAGACCCGCCCCGTGAACAGCAAGTCATCAGCGCCGCCCAGGCCCGCGCTGCCGAGTTCAAACTGAACCCCGAAGACGTTGAACGGCTGTTCCGCGCGCAGATCGAAGCCAACAAGCAGGTACAGAATGCCCTGCTCGCCCAGTGGCACGCAGCAGGCAAGGCGCCTGATACGGCCAGACTGAGCCTGGCGGATGATATCCGCCCGAAACTCGACCGCCTGCAAACCCAATTGTTGCAGGCCTACGCCGACTTCCAGCCGCTGCGCGAGACAGAAGACTGCAAGATCCAGCTGGACGCGGCGCTCAAGCGTTATCAGAGCAACCCGATTCATGACCAGGCGCTGGTGCTGGCCACCGCTGATCTGTGTGCGGCAAAACGCTGA
- a CDS encoding AraC family transcriptional regulator gives MPDSRAALFEQRPAELEVILPQPDHCFRWYEHDYPYALARWNHHPEFEIHLIRQGSGKLVAGDYIGEFGAGHVALIGPDLPHDWIGDLAPGEHLAGRDVVLQFDGAALLALRGTLPEMGDLQRLFEQARRGLEFTGATAVQAARLLEEIGLAQGLERLILFLQLVNTLMKAPAQEVRLLASAWYAPTLDARSSERINKAFDYLLKELTSDIRLSVIARQLDMSDPGFSRFFKRTTGHCFIDLMRKLRVQRACRLLLHSEMSVSDICFEVGYANLSNFNRHFRVEMQQTPSEYRRAAATT, from the coding sequence GTGCCTGACAGTCGAGCGGCCTTGTTCGAGCAGCGTCCCGCCGAGCTTGAAGTCATCCTCCCACAGCCAGACCATTGCTTTCGCTGGTATGAGCACGACTATCCTTACGCGTTGGCGCGCTGGAACCACCATCCGGAATTCGAAATCCATCTGATCCGCCAAGGCAGCGGCAAACTGGTTGCCGGCGATTACATCGGTGAGTTCGGCGCCGGTCATGTGGCGCTGATCGGTCCGGACCTGCCCCACGACTGGATCGGCGATCTCGCCCCCGGGGAACACTTGGCCGGGCGGGATGTGGTGTTGCAGTTCGATGGTGCAGCGCTGCTGGCGCTACGCGGTACGTTGCCGGAAATGGGTGACTTGCAGCGCCTGTTCGAGCAGGCGCGTCGCGGGCTGGAGTTCACCGGGGCGACGGCTGTACAAGCTGCGCGCCTGCTGGAGGAGATCGGCCTCGCACAAGGGCTGGAGCGGCTGATTCTGTTCCTGCAACTGGTCAACACGCTGATGAAAGCTCCTGCGCAGGAGGTTCGCCTGCTGGCCAGCGCCTGGTATGCACCGACCCTGGATGCGCGCAGCTCGGAACGGATCAATAAGGCGTTCGATTATCTGCTCAAGGAATTGACCAGCGATATCCGGTTGTCGGTGATTGCCCGGCAACTGGACATGAGTGATCCCGGTTTCTCGCGCTTCTTCAAACGCACCACCGGCCACTGTTTCATCGATCTGATGCGCAAATTGCGGGTCCAGCGGGCTTGCCGGTTACTGCTGCACAGCGAGATGTCGGTGTCGGACATCTGTTTCGAAGTCGGCTACGCCAACCTGTCCAATTTCAACCGGCACTTTCGCGTGGAAATGCAGCAGACGCCCAGTGAGTACCGGCGCGCCGCTGCAACAACGTGA